TAGTAGGGTTTGGGCCGTTCCATTGTTGTACTATATACTGCACTCTCCACTCATAGAGTTAAATTTATGAGTTAGAACCATCTTAAAATTGTATATTATATCCTATCGTAAGTAGCATGCACTAAAACACTGGACTTAAGTAGTTTTATTAATATCCTCATCCACGTTTTCATATGTAAAGAATATAAACATTTTAGGGGAACATCTTATAAATCCCGGTGTATCTTACCCGACAATCTAGTCGATCTTATGTAACCCTGTGTTAAAAATTTAAGATAGATAAACTATGCTATAACTTTACCAAAATACCTCGACAATCTGCcagttttaaaaatttgttaaaaaattcCAAAGCATTGACCACATCAAACATGCATGCTACCATCTTCCTATTGGAAGGCATGACTGCACAAGTGTAGTGTTTTATCAACACCaataaaaccaaataaacaaaggaaaaaaacagtTTCATATGACCTAAAAAATTTCTAGATTTTACTTGGTTTTGTATttgttctcttcttcttctaaaATCTATGAAGATGTAGAACAACATGTAGAGTCGCCATGGTTACATCGGATGCAATCGTGAAGAAAATTAAACTTTATCAATTTTAATGgtaattttctttttatcttggtctcttttttttactattttttctcttaagaTAAGAACAAGGCACAAGATgtctttattaaaaaattaaaaaaatttctgaCCGTAGTGCTACTTCTTCGCCgtctcgccggcgacgtcgatcCGCCGTGGGCGATGGGCCCCACTTTGCGAATAGTCAACGAGCCACCAACAATTAATATAAAAACACACCCCCCACACGGCCGCGAGTCGTCCGTACCCAAAATTGCCAAAATCACCCTCCAATtcctttcccctcctccctcccctctgccgccatggccgcctcctcctcctcccccccttgACCCACACCACCAATCGCCCCAAATCCATGAGACTCCCCGCGCCACAATCCAGCCCTGCCGCACGAGGATGTCCCAGTCCGACGTCGTCTACAGGTGATTCCCCGCCTCCCTATCcccccatttttttcttttcttttcttgtcccACTCGCAGGATATTCTTGTAGTCGCAGGGTTCGTGAGACCACGGATGGTGGAGAGCTAGGTTGCTTTCTAGGATTCTCGCcatgttcttttttatatatattattgatcTTTGTGGTGGGAATCTTGGGTGTCCTGGTGATATCGGAATCAAGAACCTGAGAGGATATAGAATTTGGTGGAGTTTGGGTGAGTTGGGTAGGTTTGGTTCTGTGTGCTGCTTTGTCTTCCATGTGAAATCTAAACCTAGTGAGAAAATTTCGAGGTTCGGTAGTGAGAAAAATTTGAAGTTGGATAGTGATGGTAGTATTGCAGATTGGGATGCTTTTATTAGAGtgttacttggttttcttttcttaggGTGATGTGCAGCAGTTGGGAGTATCTGTTGGGTATATTGTGGTTAAGTCTGCACTGTCGACAAAGATTCGTTATGCTCGAATTTTAGAGCCTTATTATTTCCTACAAGGTATAGTGAGCTCTCCAATTCTCCGTGCAGTGCTTTCACGCGTTATCACACTTTTCAGGGATTATGCTTGCGAGATTCTGTTATTGACAATTTAGTCGAGCGTGTTGCACGTGTACTTGCTGGCGCTGCCAAATGAGATTGAAAACTTTGTGTTGTCGCCGAGTCAGACCTTTATGTCCCAAAAGCGAGCTAAAAGTGCAATGCAGCCACTCTAGATCATTGGATCTTGCACTGGCATGCAAAATTTACCGCGTTTAAGAGGCGTTGCTTAACATACTTGTGTGTATTTTCTGAGTTCTGAATTGATTCTGCTTGTTTAGGTTACAGTGTTCTTGAACAATGCCAGCTATGTTagtttttactccctccgtcccaaaatagttgtcattttaggattcaaattttgtccGAAAAAGCTTGCCACTTAGTGTAACTTTTATTGCATCAATCACCTCCGATTCAAAATTTTCTCTATTCTACCCCCAATTATCCTCTTACTCCCAACCTTATATCATTTAATATTGGGCACTATAGTCATTTTTGCTAAACCTTAGTTTTTGCTAAACAACTTAGAATGACAactattgtgggacggagggagtattttctaGCAATGAACAGTCAAGTATTGACTATTCTTTATAttggtgtgattttttttattaatgttgAAATGCAAATATAGTGATAAATGGAAGTCATgttaaaactaaacatatacaaGTTGTATTAATAGAAACTCATATCCATTTTTTGTGTAGTAATAGTATCATAGTATTTAGCTCTGTTTCCTATAAATACATTGTTATAAATCTTATTCGTGTTCATTTTGTTTTTACTAGCACTGAGATGAGATGAAttttctgcttgtgtgtaggagGTAGGAACACTTGTTCATATGTCCCATGATTTTGCTGGCAGTCTTGAATTTCTCAAAAGTGCTTTATTCTGATACCACACTACCACTCACCTTATTAGACCGTGGCCGTTGGAAACTTTGACATCATCGGTGCATCTTATTTTTTCGACTATGTTATAAATCACAAATTTATGTTATTGCTGAGTTGCTTATATTATCCAATACAAAAAATGTTTACAGCCATGCACTTCTTTATTTCTATATCCGCGGCAAGACAAAGCATTTAGGTGGAATAAAATCCAACTAGAAAAGTAATTGTTGTTAATGTCTTTTACAAACATTCCATCATcacaactttattttttcatgTGCAAAATCTGCTACCTTTTATTTGCTGGGGTTATTGCGAGTATCAATATAGGTACATGAAATTATCTAATTACTTCTTTGTTCTTTTACTCACTTTAATTTGTTTCCTAATTAGAAATCCTTTTGGCTATCTTATTAGATTTAAATCTTAGCCATAGAgatgacccccccccccccaacacacacacacacacaaattcaGAACTTCTCGTTCATTTTTATTCTATTATTTTATCTGTCATATAATTTTAAGAGAGTATTAAAAGGCAGATATGATTTTCCTGATAGTGGACAGTCTGGTACCTCCGTTTAACCTTATTTCATATAATCAACATTGCACTACATACTCTACTTGATTTATGATACTTGCAATAGATTGAAATTTTCTTTTAGTGTAACAGTACCAAATTTGCATAATAGTAGCTTACTCAATTTTCAGTTATTCATGTAATGTTCATATTTCTGGTTTACTATTCTGGAAACTGGATTTTGTATACTTCTGATTATTAACTGCTAAATACTAGCTTTGAATGATATATCCTACCTTTTGGCAAATTTTTGACTATTTTTCAAGGCTTTCCCCTTTCGCCTGGATGACTTTCTGACAATATTTACATGTCTATTGGCAGCTGCGGATCTTGTGGATACCCTCTGAACCTTTCATCTTCTAACCGAAGCACATCTGACGTAGGATCCTCATACCAAAAGTCTGTGAAGAAAGGTCTGATTTCATTCATTACTGTTGATCTGAGCCGATTTACTCAGGTAGACGAGATATCTTGCTTTCCCCTCACCTGGCGTAGCTATCGGCCAAAAACTAAGCTTCTCTGCCGAAAGTGTGGGGCATCTATTGGCTATGGGTATGGTGAACCAGCTGTTCTGTGCAGCTTTGATCCAGCCAGTTCATCATCTAGTACATCCcaaaagtatttaataaaaatcCAGGCTCTCCAGCCTTTGGATAGTACTCAGTAGTCTGTCAACTtcagccaaaatttggaaaGAGAGGAAATGGATGACAACGTGGAAAACTATATCAATTTCCTATCAGATGATTGCTTGATTTGTATATTTAACAAGCTTGAAAGTGAATCGGACAGGAATGCTTTTGGCTTAACTTGTAAGAATTGGTTTAAGGTTCGAAACATTGCCCGGAAATCAATAATTTTCCATTGTTCTTTTAACCCTAAAGTATATAAGGAGCACGCCAATTGCCTTTCAAAGTTATTGGCCCGCTCACCTTATCTTAACTTGGTCTCCCTCGCTGGGCTTACAGAACTACCTGACGCGGCTTTAAATCAGCTGAGAATTTCTGGAGCATCATTGCAGTCCCTTTCTTTCTACTGCTGCTCTGGTATTACGGATGATGGTTTAGAGGTGGTCTCAATCGGATGCCCTAATTTGGTGAGTCTTGAACTCTACCGCTGCTTTAATATTACAGATCATGGTTTGGAAAATCTTTGCAAGGGCTGCCATGCTTTGAAGAGTCTTAACCTGGGTTATTGTGTAGCCATTTCAGATCAAGGGATTGCTGCAATCTTTAGGAATTGCCCGAATATTTCCACAATTATCATAGCATATTGCAGAGGTTTATCCGGTGTTGGATTCAGAGGTTGTCCAGGTACACTTTCTCATCTAGAAGCTGAGTCGTGCATGCTTTCTCCAGATGGTTTGTTGGATGTAGTGAGTGGTGGTGGACTGGAGTATCTAAATTTGTACAATTTGAAAAGCCCAACTGGACTTGATGGCCTGGACAGAGTTGGTTATGCGAGAAGTCTTCGGTTTTTAAACGTCAGGATGTGCCGTTACCTTACCGATGATTCTGTGACGGCAATAGCTAGCGGGTGTCCATTGATTGAGGAATGGAGCCTCGCTGTCTGCCATGGAGTTCGCTTGCCTGGATGGTCTGCGATTGGATTGCTCTGCAACAAGCTGAGAATCTTGCATGTTAACCGTTGCCGAAACATTTGTGACCAAGGTTTGCAGGCTCTAGGGGATGGCTGTGTATGCCTTCAAGTTCTGCATATCCATGGATGTGGCAAGATCACTAATAATGGTCTGGCATCATTTAGCATTGCTAGGCCCAATGTGAAACAAAGGGCTGATGAAGTCATGTGCATTGGCCCCTCCATTGAGGATTTATTCCGATTGCAATGATCAGAAACTCAGAAAGTTTCAGCTATAGTTTGGGGTTGACAAGATTCAAGCCATTGCCACCAGCATTGTCATTACAAGTCACAAGATATTTGGTTCTGTAACCATTATGCCCTTCTAATTTGCTCAAAAGTGCATACTTATTTATTATAAACAGGACCACAAATATACAAATGGATTGCGAGG
The nucleotide sequence above comes from Oryza glaberrima chromosome 11, OglaRS2, whole genome shotgun sequence. Encoded proteins:
- the LOC127753705 gene encoding F-box/LRR-repeat protein 12 translates to MSQSDVVYSCGSCGYPLNLSSSNRSTSDVGSSYQKSVKKELPDAALNQLRISGASLQSLSFYCCSGITDDGLEVVSIGCPNLVSLELYRCFNITDHGLENLCKGCHALKSLNLGYCVAISDQGIAAIFRNCPNISTIIIAYCRGLSGVGFRGCPGTLSHLEAESCMLSPDGLLDVVSGGGLEYLNLYNLKSPTGLDGLDRVGYARSLRFLNVRMCRYLTDDSVTAIASGCPLIEEWSLAVCHGVRLPGWSAIGLLCNKLRILHVNRCRNICDQGLQALGDGCVCLQVLHIHGCGKITNNGLASFSIARPNVKQRADEVMCIGPSIEDLFRLQ